The segment AATTAATCAGAGCTCGTAAAATTTTTTGTTTTAAGGAAGTATATTCAGAGGGAGGATCGCTCTTCTCATACTCTGAAAATATTGATTCTATATTTTTTCGGATATTATCCATTTGATTGCAAGCTTCTTGATTACTAATTTTACCCTGAAATTCTTTATCCATAACCTCTCTAATCAAAAGAAGAAGAACACCTGTTTCATTCAAGTATTTTTTACTTTTCTTTAAAAATTGCCTTTTAGTCATTCTAAACATTGGTTTATACACCACTTGAAGGGGTTAGAATTTAAAAACTATATTTATATTTGTGTCTTTTAAGGCAAAAAAATCTTTCCAAATTCAACTTAAGTTCAGTCTTTAATACGTCTTACAGCTTCATCAAATAAAATCATTGATTTTTCTAAAACCATACGAATGGAGTAGTCGCATTTATGGTGTAGATCAATGACATAACTGGATTTATCCTCATTTCCCACCAGAACAAGCGGATAAGTTCTACAAACCTGTGGTCTAACATCATATATTCTGCATCTTTTAGCCTCCAAATTATGAAATTTGCAAGGCATATCTTCTTTAAACATGAAATGGTCAGGATAATCCCTGTTCTTAACAATTTCATCTTTAAGATCTGGTTTAAACATGAGAATTGGATTTATTTCATCCTTGTGGATAAATATGGGTGATGATTCTCTACAACATGTACCGCAGTGGCTGCACCATTCAGGATGCTCATTTATAATCTGGTAGTCTGAAGGACCGCCAAAAAGCTCCAGACTGGCAATATCTGCAAGTTCTATTATTTCCTTAAGGTCAGATTTTTTTATTCCCATTTTTTTATATTTTTTAAGGGATCTCTTCTTCCTCAATTTCTTAAAAACAGTTTTTTCAAGGGATTCTCTCTTTACTAATTCGTCTCCATCATTTGAAATTTTTTCCCGGATATTTTCAAATAATTTCTTATCTATTAAAAGATCTCTTAACATATATTCACCAATTCTGATCCTATACTGTTGGAATACTGAATCCGGCGAGCCATATAAATACTGCATAATTTTTGAGATTGCATCTTAACTGAAACTTACACAATTCAATTTGTTTTTAATAATGATATTATTTACCATCAACTCAAAATAGAAAAGTTTATACTTTTAATCCATATATTTAAAGATTCAAAAAATGATCATAAAACTGTTTTAGCTTTTATGTTTAGAGGTATACAATGCTTAAAAAAATAGTTGCAATCCTTCTCATTTTTATGGTTCTCCTCACGGTCTACAGCTTAATTGAACCATATAACATCGAAACTAAGGAAATTGTATTAGAATCAGATCAGATTCCAGATGAATTCGACGGGACAAGAATGGTCTTTTTATCTGACTTCCATCAAAGTTCCTGGCCATTTTTTGACGGTAAAAGAACAGAAGATGTGGTAAATCAGGTGAATGCATTGAATCCGGATATAATTTTACTTGGAGGAGATTATGTAAGTAACGATTCAAGCCATATAAACTCCACATTTTCTGAATTATCTAAATTAAATGCACCTTCAGGAATTTATGGCGTATTAGGGAATAATGATCCTAAAGAAGCAACAATTAAAGCTATGTTAGACTCCGGAATTGTTTATATGAAAAATGGTGGGCTCTGGATAAAAAAGGGGAATTCAAAAATTCGGATTGGAGGAGTTGGAGATTTTTTAACTGATTCTCAAAATTCAAGAACTGCAATTGGAGATGCAACTGAAAATGACTTTGTAATTTTATTATCTCATAATCCTGATTTTTTTCCATATGCGGCCACCAAGTCAAAAATAGACTTGATGCTTTCTGGACATACTCACGGAGGACAGATTACTTTTTTTGGTATTTGGGCTCCCAATGTTCATTCTAAATACGGGCAGGAGTTTAGAACTGGTGTGAAAAATATAAATAACACCACTTTAGTTATCAGTAATGGTATTGGCACTTCCATATTGCCTGCAAGATTTTTTGCACCTCCCCATATTATAGTGTTAAAATTAAAAAAGAAATATTAAATTTTAGGAAATAATAGCGCTTTAGGCACCTATTTTTTATTTTTATTTAATTTAAAGATTTTGAATAGCATTTTCATTCTCATTTATCATATGATTAATATTTTTTTTGTATTAAATTCTTTTCTTATTCGATTAATCTCACATTAGGGCCATAATTTCTAATTAATAACATCCTAATTGTTATTATCTAATAACAACAGTTCTTATATTTCCTAAAGTTAATGCAAACTTTATATAGTAAAATGACCACTAATTATAAAATAACCTACGGTCACTAAGTGACTGTAGGTTAGTGCTGGGAAAAGTCTTTATCAGCAATTTGAAAAGAAGGAGAAATGTCGTCAATCGTTCTTTTCCAGGCTACAGAAGGTTTCAGGATAATATTAAAC is part of the Methanobacterium sp. genome and harbors:
- a CDS encoding YkgJ family cysteine cluster protein → MLRDLLIDKKLFENIREKISNDGDELVKRESLEKTVFKKLRKKRSLKKYKKMGIKKSDLKEIIELADIASLELFGGPSDYQIINEHPEWCSHCGTCCRESSPIFIHKDEINPILMFKPDLKDEIVKNRDYPDHFMFKEDMPCKFHNLEAKRCRIYDVRPQVCRTYPLVLVGNEDKSSYVIDLHHKCDYSIRMVLEKSMILFDEAVRRIKD
- a CDS encoding metallophosphoesterase, which gives rise to MLKKIVAILLIFMVLLTVYSLIEPYNIETKEIVLESDQIPDEFDGTRMVFLSDFHQSSWPFFDGKRTEDVVNQVNALNPDIILLGGDYVSNDSSHINSTFSELSKLNAPSGIYGVLGNNDPKEATIKAMLDSGIVYMKNGGLWIKKGNSKIRIGGVGDFLTDSQNSRTAIGDATENDFVILLSHNPDFFPYAATKSKIDLMLSGHTHGGQITFFGIWAPNVHSKYGQEFRTGVKNINNTTLVISNGIGTSILPARFFAPPHIIVLKLKKKY